CCGCCGGGCACACCGGCGATGCTGAAAAGCTTGCGCGGAGACTTCTTCTGCGCGCCTTTCGGAGGCAACGAAACCAGCTGGCGTGGGGAGAAACACCCCCCGCACGGAGACCCAGCCAACGCGAAGTGGAAACTGCGAAGCTGTGAGGGGGGGCAAGTTTGGAGCGCATGGCATTGGACGATGGAAACCACATCGCGCCCCGGACGCGTCCACAAATCGATCCGCCTCAAGGCAGGCGAGACGAATCTGTATTGCCGTCATTTGCTCTCGGAGATGGAGGGCCCGATGAGTTTCGGTCACCATGCAATGCTCAAATTCCCGGAAGTGCCCGGGTCCGGGATCGTCTCCTCGAGCCGCATCCTCTTCGCGCAGGTGGCACCGGAGCCTTTTGAGTCCCCGGCGGTTGGCGGCTACCAAAGTCTGAAGCCGGGCAGTCGGTTCACCCGGCTGAGCAGGGTCGCGACAACGGACGGGAATTTTGCCGATCTGGAGAAATATCCCGCCCGCCGCGGGTTCGAGGATCTCGTTATGCTCGTGCATGAAAGCGAGCCCGACTTCGCGTGGTCCGCGGTGACCTTCCCGAAGGAGCGCTATGTGTGGTTCTCGCTCAAAGATCCCCGCATCCTCCGCAGCACCATCCTCTGGATCTCGAACGCGGGGCGGCATTACCCACCTTGGAACGGACGCCATGACCGCGTGATGGGAATCGAGGATGTGACCTCCTACTTCCACTACGGACTGGCGGAATCCGCGGGCCCGAATCCGGTCAGCCGCATGGGCTATGCAACGTGCGTGAAATTGAAAAAGGCCGCGCCTCTCACGGTGAACTACATCATGGGCGTGGCCGCGATCCCCGCGAAGTTCGGCAGGGTCAGATCCATCACTCGCGCGCCCGGCGGTATCGTGCTCGCTTCGGACAACGGCTGCCGGGTAATTGCGAAGGCCGACACTGATTTTCTGAAAAACCCATGAAACGAAGCCAAATCAACGAAATCTACCACGAGGCCGCCGGGTGTTTCGCCCGGCACGGCTGGGCCTTGCCGCCGCAGCCACACTGGGACATCACGGACTTCGGGCTAGGTGACTTCGAGCGCTTCGGCCTCGTGCTGATCAACCTCGCGGAGGAGCCCGAGTATTGCGAAAAACTCATGTATGCGCGCGCCGGACAGACGACCCCCCTGCACACGCACGCGCGGAAAAAGGAGGACATCATCTGCCGTCACGGGTCCCTCGTGCTCGAACTCTGGTCCGGGCATCCGGAGAAAACGGAACGCGGCACGGATTTTCCCGTCCGGGTCA
The sequence above is drawn from the Chthoniobacterales bacterium genome and encodes:
- a CDS encoding D-lyxose/D-mannose family sugar isomerase translates to MKRSQINEIYHEAAGCFARHGWALPPQPHWDITDFGLGDFERFGLVLINLAEEPEYCEKLMYARAGQTTPLHTHARKKEDIICRHGSLVLELWSGHPEKTERGTDFPVRVNGSLRTCCSGETLTLQAGERITLTPGIYHAFWAGGADCIIGEVSTANDDANDNFFVNPDIGRFPEVDEDEPARIRLLSDK